The Pseudoliparis swirei isolate HS2019 ecotype Mariana Trench chromosome 19, NWPU_hadal_v1, whole genome shotgun sequence genomic sequence ttgtgttctgttactactctttaaccctttgtgttctgtgttactactctttaaccctttgtgttctgtgttactactctttaaccctttgtgttctgtgttactactctttaaccctttgtgttctgtgttactactctttaaccctttgtgttctgttactactctttaaccctttgtgttctgttactactctttaaccctttgtgttctgttactactctttaaccctttgtgttctgttactactctttaaccctttgtgttctgttactactctttaaccctttgtgttctatgttactactctttaaccctttgtgttctgtgttactactctttaaccctttgtgttctgttactactctataaccctttgtgttctgttactactctttaaccctttgtgttctgtgtgttactactctttaaccctttgtgttctgtgttactactctttaaccctttgtgttttgtgttactactctttaaccctttgtgttctgttactactctttaaccctttgtgttctgttactactctttaaccctttgtgttctgttactactctttaaccctttgtgttctgtgtgttactactctttaaccctttgtgttctgtgttactactctttaaccctttgtgttttgtgttactactctttaaccctttgtgttctgttactactctttaaccctttgtgttctgttactactctttaaccctttgtgttctgttactactctttaaccctttgtgttctgttactactctttaaccctttgtgttctgttactactctttaaccctttgtgttctgttactactctttaaccctttgtgttctgtgttactactctttaaccctttgtgttctgtgttactactctataaccctttgtgttctgttactactctataaccctttgtgttctgttactactctttaaccctttgtgttctgttactactctttaaccctttgtgttctgttactactctttaaccctttgtgttccgtgtgttactactctttaaccctttgtgttctgttactatttaaccctttgtgttctgtgttactactctttaaccctttgtgttctgtgttactactctttaaccctttgtgttctgttactactctttaaccctttgtgttctgttactactctttaaccctttgtgttctgttactactctataaccctttgtgttctgttactactctataaccctttgtgttctgttactactctttaaccctttgtgttctgttactactctttaaccctttgtgttccgtgtgttactactctttagccctttgtgttctgtgtgttactactctttaattctttgtgttctgtgtgactactctttaaccctttgtgttctgttactcctctttaaccctttgtgttctgttactactctttaaccctttgtgttctgtgttactactctttaaccctttgtgttctgtgttactactctttaaccctttgtgttccgtgtgttactactctttaaccctttgtgttctgttactactctttaaccctttgtgttccaTGTGTTAACACTCGTGTTGCTGGAGGAGTCGGGCATTAGCCGATCATTTCCCATGATTTATGTACATGGGCCTGTTTACTAAGTTCAGTGTTACTcaaagttaaaaaataatactgCTGTtgataaaatgtttatttttctgaCGCACATTTAGATTCTCAGACcgacatgttttttgttttgcagaCATTGTGATATTCTGTTTGATGGCGAGTTGATTTGAGTCTTCATAGAGGTCATCATTTATCACATTAACCCTGTGACTGCCTGTACCTTCCGGTCCCTTGGCCTTTTCTTTCTGATATCACGTTACATCTCTTTATTCTCCGTCTCAGCTGAATGAAGAAGTCCATTACTCCTCATGCAGCACCTGTCCATTCATGAAGTATGTTCACCTTGGTGATACTTTACTTTGAGCGTAATGTGTTGACGGGTTCTTCTGGGTTTGCCGCTCCGGGCCAGACGGGCCTTTGCCTGCTCGTCCTAAACACAATATGCCTCAAGCTAAGTGGAACGTGGTCTAAATTCATTCACATCGGTACTTGATTGCGTCTCGTAAAACATGCAATCTTGTGTATTGAGTTCAATGTGCGTGCAGACTAATGTGAACCCACTCGGTACTGTCGCGATGACGTGTTCTTTAGTCGGGCTCGAAGGGCTAGTTCCTGTTGGCGTGTCGAGGACCAGAGAAACGGAACCGAGTCGGACATTTTAACCACATTAAGCTGGTAGCCGACTTTAATTCAAAGCAAAAAAAGGGCTGTTAGTTTATCATTTCAGAGTTAATGTTTTCTGGATTAAGCAGAATACTTTCTCATCCATTTCAAACAGATCTATAGGTAACGTAGCCTCAGTGGGTACCTAGCAGCCGGTAGCATGAGGCGTCTTCACTGCAACGCTGTCCGATTCTTGTTGTAGTATTTATGAATGTAAAAGTTATTTCTTTGGGCTGTCTGTTAATGGTGTATGTAAATTGAAAAGGGCATTAATTTCACGATGTACAAAATGACACTGAGCGTCTCCCCCCCTGCACGACGGACGGTGAATACTTTGTGTGCTCGGctacaaataaaacatgcaacATACCAAATGAGAAACTGTTTGGAATTCCTGAATGtgggcctttttttaaatagactAAAATGTGTCACTAACTCTTCAATGTGCTAAACCGTTCAGTGACTCGTCATCAGTAACAACTCGTTATGAGTCACCGCTCCTCGTTGACCAAGAAAGTGTCGAGTCCCTGAGACGTGAACACGGTTTATTTGCACTACATTAAAAAAGGAACCAAGCAGCGCACACTCAAATGAGACCTGGCtgcaaagaaaaggaaacattcacaatgaaaacatatttctgACCCCGATATTTTACTAAATTAGATGTGAACACACAGCCTATGTTAGTGAAAACTTCTAAATAATCACAAGGGAATCAATTCACCAAATACTATTATGAAACAAGAGTATTGATGACCAGCTCAAGTGTGAGGGTCACCATAAGGCTCTGCAGCCGGGTACGGAGAGCACAGTGTGCCCCCCCGCTCCCTCTGCAACCTCCCATACAGGTCGGAGCCCCGCCTCTCCTTTTCActgtggccccgcctccttggGTGCACCTGGCTCACAGCCAGGTGCAGGGAGCAGTGCACCTGTGGACACAAGAGGAAACCATCCACCTGACAACACACCTCGATACGGCGCTCGACACAACCCGTCACCATGAACACACGTCAAGGAATACTCTCTTTATTCTCACATTTGACCAACAATCACACAGCCGGCTGCCATTTGACAACCACTCACAGCCGAGTTCACGGACTCATCGGCTGCTGCACGAGAGCGTCGGTCATCCTCAGAGGCAAGTCAGGCGTTATGCAAGAACTACGACAACATGCCCAGACAAAGCTGGGCTACATTACCTGTTCTGCATTGACTGAAGCGTCACGCCTCATTGTGTTTGTctgatcattatatatatatacacatatgatcAGACAAACAATGAGGCGTGACGCTGCAGTCAATACATGACATGATGTACAAAATGACAAATAGAAGTTGCCGCTTGCGCTTCTGACCTCAAATTATGAGAAACTATTTCAGAGCCTTTGTGAGGTTCTACTTGAAAGCATCAAAAGGCCTTCAGTCCCCTCACTGACTCCTTTACTTCAataatggggggggggtcatgcagcagcagcttttagagtgtgtgtgtgtcccagaagAGCTGCATTGAGGCGTTAGAGGTCACCCCTCTATCGTCAGGAGGTCGAGGGTTCAGTCAACGCTCCCGTGACCCTTCTACTGGCTCCTTATTGGCTAGTTTTAAAACAGGCATGACTCCATTGTTGAGGCTTCTTTCCAGCCCGTGAGAAAAGTCCTGGGGTCAACATGCTCgtccgtcaccatggcaaccagaTGTGAACCATTGTATCTACAACACCATTTCTCTGCAGCTGCATGCTAGCAGCACGTTTGTTGCTCATTGATGGTCATTTCTTACATACGTGAATCCAGTCGTGATATGTTATTTATATGAAACAGGAAGCAGAAACTAATTGTAGGGCATCAACAGCATGCAACAAGAACAATAATTGGTGACATGGCATAAGAAAGACTGCAATAAAACAAACTGCCTGTAAAAAGAGGAGACAACCCCACGCTAGAGAAAAGTGACATTCTtcccaaaaagtaaaaaatatagaaaagacATTAAGAGTCTGTGACCAGAGTGGAAGGAGAGCGGTGATGGCGAGCCTAACACCGTGCACCTATGCCCTTTCTTCCCAGATACCGAAGAACTGCAAAGTTATAGGTGGTGGACACCGTGTAGGTCAGCTATGGAAGGACAAGCAGAGACAGGCGGGGTCAGAGAAACAACAACTGAGAAGAGCTGCTCATTCATCCCAGTCAGCTGGGAAGGAGGAACACAGAGCAGCGGAAAACAAGTCATCAGTCATGGAGGCTTGAGATGCCTCGCGCCCACACAGTCACATGAGCCACTCACCAGAGCCAAGAGGGTGATGCCCGCACCGGCAAAGGCAGCAATGTAGAGGTCGTAGGTCATTCGGTACTAAAGGAGATGGGAGATGAGCATTAGTGGCCATGACGTGCGTCTTCGAGTCGCCATGGCGACCGTGGAGTTCCCCCCCGGGCGGCTCTCACTTCTCTGGTCTTGCACACAGACGACAGAGTCATCCCACAAGCTTTCCCCGGCACGGCGTTCCACGGCAGGAGTCCTGTGGaggaggacacgcccacattCAGGTCAGCACGGCGCCGCCAGAAGAACACGGCCCGGAGAGACCCagagagacccacagagaccctcagagacccagagagacccagagagacccacagagacccagagagacccagagagacccagagagacccagagagacccagagagacccagagagacccagagagacccacagagacccacagagacccagagagacccacagagacccacagagacccggCGCCCTCCTGCAGCTTCTAGTGAACACGGCTGTTAACAAACGTCCAGACGCTGTCGAGACTTTAAATCCATGAACAGAAGTCAGTGGAGCCTCTGAAGCTCCTGGAAGAGACGATGAACACGTCTTCAGTTCAGAGACCGAGAAGCTGAACCCAGAGCTGGGATGAAAGTACACAATAGTGTTGCtccttgtgtcagtgtgtgtgtcactgtgtgtcattgtgtgtgtcactgtgtgtcactgtgtgtgtgtcactgtgtgtctgtgtgtgtcattgtgtttgtgtcactgtgtgtctgtgtgtgtcactgtgtgtctgtgagtgtgtgtgtgtcattgtgtgtgtcatcgtgtgtcactgtgtgtgtcagtgtgtgtgtgtcattgtgtgtgtcattgtgtgtgtcactgtgtgtcattgtgtgtgtgtcactgtgtatcATTGTGTGGCTCAAGCAGCTGTAGACATGTCAGGGGTCACCACCACGGTCCATCTTTCTATGAATCCTATTTAACtgctgaccccgtgacctttgtCTCAGCCATTTGATCGATTGCCAAAAACATTACAATTTTAAATGGGACTGATATCTCGCTCAAAGTTTTGACCAAATAGCCGTTTACACCGGCTCTACACGGTCATTGCGTTAGCATGCACGCTGACCGCAGCGCTTAGCATCCGGCGGGATGGCGGAGGTGGTTTTTAAACAACGGCGTCCCTGACCCTCGGTCAGACGCTCGTTACCGTATTGCCTCGCGTCGACACAGAGCTGGTTGATGCTCGCTGGCGTCTCAGCCAGAACGTCAATGGTGTGGCAGGTGGCATCCATGTTGTAGAAGAAGTAGACGGGCAGGGCGGCGAAGGCGAACACCAACAGCCACAGCACGGCGAGGACGTACGTCAGCACGATGAACTGCAAGCATTAGGCCATCATCATCAAACCAGGCGGTGACTCCCTAGCTTTACCCCCCGTATGCTTATCTTTGCATGTCCCCAAAAGGTTTGGGGCCCAGAGCCCACGAGGGCGTGGCGCCGTGTGAATCCCATCCCCTCTCCCCGTCCCACTGGGCTCACCGAGGCGCTGAGGCAGCGGCCGCACATGGTGCTCCTGAACTCCCCAAAGGTCTGCTTGGCAGCGCTCGTGGTGTAGAAGCCCTCAGCCAACAGCATGATGCAGTAGAGGAAGAAAAACGAGGCCAATCCATAGATGACATACTGGAAATATTGGATGCTGAGGAGGAGACAATAGGGAAAGAACAACAAACTCCAGGGTTACAGAGAACCTACATCTTCTGAAGAGAACCTCGAAATAAATCCCTTGACAGGGTTGAAAAGATTTCTCTCTAATGATGGAAATGCTTAAATTTAGCACTCACAAGTAGGCGAAGGCGATGGAGTCCTGAAGGTTACGGGCAAAGTAGGTCTCGATGAGGCGCTCCGTCTCGGTGAGCGCCTGGTGGCCACAACCGCAGAAGAGGGCGATGCCGGAGAAACACAGCAGCGTGGCGGCCAGGGAGCAgtaggccacgccccccaaGCAGCGCATACAACAGTCAGAGCAGCCTGCAGGGGTCATGGAGGGCAGGTGAGGAACTGGACAAGTGCACTTCCCCCACAGCCAACACACGTGTGCTCAGCAGTTGTTCAGATGGATCGTTTACAGTGGAGTGAATGTAGAGGTGCCCCAAAGGACACGGTCACTATCGACCAGTCTGACGCATTTACATTACATGGCCACCAGTTGCTTAGAGCCCCTGTTGACATCTTCAAAAGCAGCAAAGAGATGCTCATTATGGAACGATATGAATACTTATTGTGGATGATTCATTCAAGCCACGCTCAGCgagttctcctctcttgtcATTAAGGCCACACCGCCGCTGGAGGAGACAGCTCCAACAGACCGGCCACACAAACCCAAAGCTGTCATGTGGATGCTCGGACCCCCCCCACTCCATTCACCCCCCAGCATGGAGAGGGTGAGAAAAGGGGGAGGACGGAGCGGAGTGACAGGGAGAAAGAGGCAGCTTCTTTGTCCCTCAGCATCGGGGGGGACAAGGGCCCCCAATGTCCAGCTGACAAAGGCCAGAGGGGCCTCCTGCTGGGGGGACACAGGAACCAGAGAGCCTGGTGgggcgcgaggaggaggagctagaaACACACACCGctactgtgtacacacacacacacacacacacacacacacacacacacacacacacacacacacagctactgtgtacacacacatctattgaAGCGActgtaatgtctaggttccgacAAAACATCAGGAGAGACCCACTTTGCCGCTAGAAAtgggccggagagagagagagagagagacagacagagagacagagagagagacagagagacagagagagacagacagagagagacacagagagagagacagacagacagagagagagagagagagagagagacagagagagacagagagacagagagacagacagagagagagacagagagagacagagagacagagacagagtgtgtctgcagctcacgCCTACAGTATTCACACACActtatcagtatttacacagaCCAAGAGGGCCGACAGACGGCCCCCACCCGGGGTAGGAGGGAAGTCTCATGTCAGACCAGAGCCAAGAAGAGGTCAGGGGGGGGATGTGCACCTGTGACCAGATCTGTGGATTAAAGACCGACCCTTCATTTGGGGGACGGTTTGTGCTCCTGATCAGTGAGTCAACGTCTCcctggaggagggaaggagagcagaCTGTGGGTCGGATCATTGGAGAAGCTCCTCCAGGCTGGCTGTTCTGAAAGACGTGACACGGTGCAGGTGGAGACCAGCTGGTCGTCACTCAGAACTTCACAAAGTATGATGAGCTCata encodes the following:
- the plp1a gene encoding proteolipid protein 1a isoform X1, whose amino-acid sequence is MTPAGCSDCCMRCLGGVAYCSLAATLLCFSGIALFCGCGHQALTETERLIETYFARNLQDSIAFAYFIQYFQYVIYGLASFFFLYCIMLLAEGFYTTSAAKQTFGEFRSTMCGRCLSASFIVLTYVLAVLWLLVFAFAALPVYFFYNMDATCHTIDVLAETPASINQLCVDARQYGLLPWNAVPGKACGMTLSSVCKTREYRMTYDLYIAAFAGAGITLLALLTYTVSTTYNFAVLRYLGRKGIGARC
- the plp1a gene encoding proteolipid protein 1a isoform X2 produces the protein MGCSDCCMRCLGGVAYCSLAATLLCFSGIALFCGCGHQALTETERLIETYFARNLQDSIAFAYFIQYFQYVIYGLASFFFLYCIMLLAEGFYTTSAAKQTFGEFRSTMCGRCLSASFIVLTYVLAVLWLLVFAFAALPVYFFYNMDATCHTIDVLAETPASINQLCVDARQYGLLPWNAVPGKACGMTLSSVCKTREYRMTYDLYIAAFAGAGITLLALLTYTVSTTYNFAVLRYLGRKGIGARC